One genomic region from Cellulomonas hominis encodes:
- a CDS encoding DUF3710 domain-containing protein, with amino-acid sequence MALFRRGAKDRTAQDETLEQTADQATPEEPAAQADDAAAPGAPDEAPAPVPDRSAGPWDAADEIPPGPRVDLGALRLPGVHGMELRMEIDKKTNVVTAVGVTLDGSTLQMQAFAAPRTEGIWDEIREEIGESVRKQGGAVDDVPGPFGRELLARLPVRTPEGRTGHRPARFIGVDGPRWFLRGVITGRAAVDEEAAGKLEDLFRRTVVVRGGDARPPRDLLALRLPNQADGATPAAPAAPAAPTFDPLKRGPEITEIH; translated from the coding sequence GTGGCGCTATTCCGGCGCGGTGCGAAGGACCGCACCGCCCAGGACGAGACCCTGGAGCAGACGGCCGACCAGGCGACGCCCGAGGAGCCGGCCGCCCAGGCCGACGACGCGGCCGCGCCCGGCGCCCCGGACGAGGCGCCCGCGCCCGTCCCCGACCGGTCCGCCGGGCCCTGGGACGCCGCCGACGAGATCCCGCCGGGGCCCCGCGTGGACCTCGGCGCGCTCCGGCTGCCGGGCGTGCACGGCATGGAGCTCCGCATGGAGATCGACAAGAAGACCAACGTCGTGACCGCGGTCGGCGTGACGCTGGACGGCTCGACGCTGCAGATGCAGGCGTTCGCCGCCCCGCGCACCGAGGGCATCTGGGACGAGATCCGCGAGGAGATCGGCGAGTCCGTGCGCAAGCAGGGCGGCGCCGTGGACGACGTGCCCGGCCCGTTCGGGCGCGAGCTGCTCGCCCGGCTCCCCGTGCGCACCCCCGAGGGCCGCACCGGGCACCGCCCGGCCCGGTTCATCGGCGTCGACGGCCCCCGCTGGTTCCTGCGCGGCGTCATCACCGGCCGCGCGGCGGTGGACGAGGAGGCCGCGGGCAAGCTCGAGGACCTGTTCCGCCGCACCGTCGTCGTCCGCGGCGGCGACGCCCGGCCGCCGCGCGACCTGCTCGCGCTCCGGCTCCCGAACCAGGCCGACGGCGCGACCCCGGCCGCCCCGGCGGCGCCCGCCGCCCCCACGTTCGACCCGCTCAAGCGCGGGCCGGAGATCACGGAGATCCATTGA
- a CDS encoding DUF4193 domain-containing protein gives MATDYDAPRKTEEDLSEDSLQELQARRSDKNSGVVDEDETEAAEGFELPGADLSGEELSVRVLPRQADEFTCSKCFLVHHRSQLAYEKDGMPVCSECAA, from the coding sequence ATGGCAACCGACTACGACGCCCCGCGCAAGACCGAGGAGGACCTCAGCGAGGACTCGCTGCAGGAGCTCCAGGCCCGGCGCTCCGACAAGAACTCGGGCGTGGTGGACGAGGACGAGACCGAAGCGGCCGAAGGGTTCGAGCTCCCGGGCGCGGACCTGTCCGGTGAGGAGCTGTCCGTCCGGGTGCTGCCGCGTCAGGCCGACGAGTTCACGTGCTCCAAGTGCTTCCTGGTGCACCACCGCAGCCAGCTCGCGTACGAGAAGGACGGCATGCCCGTCTGCTCGGAGTGCGCGGCCTGA
- a CDS encoding DUF3093 domain-containing protein, whose protein sequence is MQTTTPPFDERLWPSPAVWLAVPAAAAMLGIVLWPLGTGPGVAGAVTGLVAAGAAAVASATRVRVADGELHAGAAHVPLGLLRDPVALDADATRAALGPELDARAYVCLRGWVRTAVRVRLDDPADPTPYWVVSTRRPDDLVRALQPADDDAGRTTGVRPAS, encoded by the coding sequence GTGCAGACCACGACGCCCCCGTTCGACGAGCGCCTCTGGCCGTCCCCCGCGGTCTGGCTGGCCGTGCCCGCCGCCGCGGCGATGCTCGGCATCGTGCTGTGGCCGCTGGGCACCGGCCCGGGGGTCGCGGGCGCGGTGACCGGCCTGGTCGCCGCCGGGGCGGCCGCGGTGGCGTCGGCGACGCGGGTCCGGGTCGCCGACGGCGAGCTGCACGCGGGTGCCGCGCACGTGCCGCTCGGGCTGCTCCGGGACCCCGTCGCGCTGGACGCGGACGCCACCCGCGCCGCGCTCGGCCCGGAGCTCGACGCGCGCGCGTACGTGTGCCTGCGCGGGTGGGTCAGGACGGCGGTCCGGGTCCGCCTCGACGACCCCGCGGACCCGACCCCCTACTGGGTGGTCTCCACCCGCCGGCCCGACGACCTCGTGCGGGCGCTGCAGCCCGCGGACGACGACGCCGGCCGGACCACGGGGGTCCGGCCGGCGTCGTGA
- the dut gene encoding dUTP diphosphatase: protein MTSTEDTTATLTVLLRRLDEGVPVPAYAHPGDAGADLVTRVDATIEPGERVTVPTGLAIALPEGYAAFVHPRSGLAAKHGLTIVNAPGTVDAGYRGEIAVTLLNTDAREPVVLHRGDRVAQLVIQRVERAAFVEADELPDSVRGAGGFGSSGGWRSGGAR from the coding sequence GTGACGAGCACCGAGGACACCACCGCCACCCTGACCGTGCTGCTCCGCCGCCTGGACGAGGGCGTCCCCGTCCCCGCGTACGCCCACCCGGGCGACGCCGGCGCGGACCTGGTCACGCGGGTGGACGCGACGATCGAGCCGGGGGAGCGGGTCACCGTCCCGACCGGCCTGGCCATCGCGCTGCCGGAGGGTTACGCCGCGTTCGTGCACCCGCGCTCGGGCCTGGCCGCCAAGCACGGCCTGACGATCGTCAACGCGCCCGGCACCGTGGACGCGGGGTACCGCGGCGAGATCGCCGTGACGCTGCTCAACACCGACGCGCGGGAGCCGGTGGTGCTGCACCGCGGCGACCGGGTGGCGCAGCTCGTCATCCAGCGGGTGGAGCGCGCGGCGTTCGTCGAGGCCGACGAGCTGCCGGACTCCGTGCGCGGCGCCGGCGGCTTCGGCTCGTCCGGCGGCTGGCGGTCGGGCGGGGCCCGCTAG
- a CDS encoding trimeric intracellular cation channel family protein encodes MFDDLPLQPVLELLGVFVGALSGGLAAVRKGFDIFGIVVLAWAAGLGGGILRDVLIGAVPPVGIAQWEFVVTACVAGLVTWAAHPGLGRLRRFVLVLDAGALALFTVVGTVKALEYGTGATAAVCAGVITGVGGGVLRDILTGEVPVVLHQRQLYAIPSVLGALLVAVLWHAGALTVPTEVLAVSVVLVTRLVALRFRLQAPGPWDPAAVRARYPGRGARPGRAPRPPREEPAPLLRWLRHVRGARGAR; translated from the coding sequence GTGTTCGACGACCTCCCCCTGCAACCCGTCCTGGAGCTGCTCGGCGTGTTCGTCGGCGCCCTGTCCGGCGGCCTGGCCGCGGTCCGCAAGGGGTTCGACATCTTCGGCATCGTGGTCCTGGCCTGGGCCGCGGGTCTCGGCGGCGGCATCCTGCGCGACGTGCTGATCGGCGCCGTGCCGCCGGTCGGGATCGCGCAGTGGGAGTTCGTGGTGACGGCCTGCGTCGCGGGGCTGGTGACCTGGGCGGCGCACCCGGGGCTCGGGCGGCTCCGGCGGTTCGTGCTGGTGCTGGACGCCGGCGCCCTCGCGCTGTTCACCGTCGTCGGCACCGTGAAGGCGCTGGAGTACGGGACCGGGGCGACCGCGGCGGTCTGCGCGGGCGTCATCACCGGCGTCGGCGGCGGGGTGCTGCGGGACATCCTCACCGGGGAGGTGCCCGTGGTGCTGCACCAGCGGCAGCTCTACGCGATCCCGTCGGTGCTCGGGGCGCTGCTCGTGGCGGTGCTCTGGCACGCCGGCGCCCTGACCGTGCCGACCGAGGTGCTGGCGGTCTCCGTGGTGCTCGTCACCCGGCTCGTGGCGCTGCGGTTCCGGCTGCAGGCCCCCGGCCCGTGGGACCCGGCGGCCGTGCGCGCCCGCTACCCCGGCCGCGGCGCCCGCCCGGGCCGGGCCCCGCGCCCCCCGCGCGAGGAGCCGGCCCCGCTGCTCCGCTGGCTCCGCCACGTCCGCGGCGCCCGCGGCGCCCGCTGA
- a CDS encoding inositol monophosphatase family protein, which yields MSSATPDLPDAAAVRALTDLAERLARSAGDLIRANRPARVAVAATKSSEVDPVTAMDLASEAHLRELLAEHRPDDGVLGEEHGLEPGTTGLTWVLDPIDGTVNYLYGVPAYAVSVGLVAGEPDPERWTAVAGAVHSVVDGVTYAAGLGLGARRDGQPIAANPARPLATSLVGTGFGYVSERRRAQGRVLAALLPQVRDIRRIGSAALDLCRVAEGTLDVMYERGLNAWDVAAGEIIAREAGAQVTGLRGRRASRDMTVVGPPETVAALGALLAELGADSDD from the coding sequence GTGAGCAGCGCGACCCCTGACCTGCCCGACGCCGCCGCGGTGCGGGCGCTGACCGACCTCGCCGAGCGGCTCGCCCGCTCCGCCGGCGACCTGATCCGCGCGAACCGCCCCGCCCGGGTGGCCGTCGCCGCGACGAAGTCCTCGGAGGTGGACCCGGTCACCGCGATGGACCTGGCGTCTGAGGCGCACCTGCGCGAGCTGCTCGCCGAGCACCGGCCGGACGACGGCGTGCTGGGCGAGGAGCACGGGCTGGAGCCGGGGACCACCGGGCTCACCTGGGTGCTGGACCCCATCGACGGGACGGTGAACTACCTGTACGGCGTCCCGGCGTACGCGGTGTCGGTCGGCCTGGTCGCCGGCGAGCCCGACCCGGAGCGCTGGACCGCGGTCGCGGGCGCGGTGCACTCGGTCGTCGACGGCGTGACGTACGCGGCCGGGCTCGGGCTGGGCGCCCGCCGCGACGGGCAGCCGATCGCCGCGAACCCGGCCCGGCCGCTCGCCACGTCGCTCGTCGGCACGGGCTTCGGGTACGTCTCGGAGCGCCGCCGCGCGCAGGGCCGGGTGCTGGCCGCGCTGCTCCCGCAGGTGCGGGACATCCGGCGCATCGGGTCGGCGGCGCTGGACCTGTGCCGCGTGGCCGAGGGGACGCTCGACGTGATGTACGAGCGCGGGCTCAACGCGTGGGACGTCGCGGCGGGCGAGATCATCGCTCGCGAGGCGGGTGCGCAGGTCACCGGCCTGCGGGGGCGCCGGGCGAGCCGGGACATGACCGTGGTCGGACCGCCGGAGACGGTGGCGGCCCTCGGCGCGCTGCTCGCCGAGCTGGGTGCCGACTCGGACGACTGA
- a CDS encoding potassium channel family protein translates to MRVVIAGAGSVGRSIARELLANGHEITLIDRQPSAMRVAQVADADWLLADACELPTLTQARTDECDVVVAATGDDKANLVISLLAKTEYGVPRTVARVNNPKNEWMFDEAWGVDVAVSTPRIMTAMIEEAVSVGDLVRIFTFHQSGADILELTLPDDSPLAGRLIGQVDWPADTVLACVVRDDRPFSPSGDDTLEGGDELLFVTGRDGSEVALAELLSSRAPGSS, encoded by the coding sequence GTGAGGGTCGTCATCGCCGGCGCCGGCTCGGTCGGGCGCTCGATCGCCCGCGAGCTGCTGGCCAACGGGCACGAGATCACGCTGATCGACCGCCAGCCGTCCGCGATGCGCGTGGCCCAGGTCGCGGACGCCGACTGGCTGCTGGCCGACGCGTGCGAGCTGCCGACCCTGACCCAGGCGCGCACGGACGAGTGCGACGTCGTCGTGGCGGCCACCGGCGACGACAAGGCGAACCTCGTCATCTCCCTGCTCGCGAAGACCGAGTACGGCGTGCCGCGGACCGTGGCCCGGGTGAACAACCCGAAGAACGAGTGGATGTTCGACGAGGCGTGGGGCGTCGACGTGGCGGTGTCCACGCCGCGCATCATGACGGCGATGATCGAGGAGGCCGTCTCCGTCGGCGACCTGGTGCGGATCTTCACGTTCCACCAGTCCGGCGCGGACATCCTCGAGCTCACGCTGCCCGACGACTCCCCGCTCGCGGGCCGGCTGATCGGTCAGGTCGACTGGCCGGCCGACACCGTGCTGGCGTGCGTCGTGCGGGACGACCGGCCGTTCTCCCCCAGCGGCGACGACACCCTGGAGGGCGGCGACGAGCTGCTGTTCGTCACGGGGCGGGACGGCTCGGAGGTGGCGCTGGCCGAGCTGCTGTCGAGCCGCGCACCAGGATCCAGCTGA
- a CDS encoding DUF3159 domain-containing protein has translation MRAIGADEFSFGEAIGGVRGAVESVAPGLVFVVVFVAAGQRLTPALVASAATALVAVVARLVQRSPLTQALSGVLGVGIGVLWAWRSGRAEDYFAWGLLTNVAYLLAFVVSALVRWPLVGVVVGLFRSDGPMSSQGSWAGAVAWRADPELRRRYALATWLWAGMFALRLVVQVPLYLAGEVAWLGTAKLVMGVPLTALVLWLSWILVRGSTAARPAPPPSRPAP, from the coding sequence ATGAGGGCGATCGGCGCCGACGAGTTCTCCTTCGGCGAGGCCATCGGCGGCGTGCGCGGTGCGGTCGAGTCCGTCGCGCCCGGGCTGGTGTTCGTCGTCGTGTTCGTCGCCGCGGGGCAGCGGCTGACGCCCGCGCTCGTGGCGTCCGCCGCCACCGCGCTGGTCGCGGTCGTCGCGCGGCTCGTGCAGCGCAGCCCGCTCACGCAGGCGCTGTCCGGCGTCCTGGGCGTCGGGATCGGCGTCCTGTGGGCGTGGCGGTCCGGCCGCGCGGAGGACTACTTCGCGTGGGGCCTGCTGACCAACGTCGCCTACCTGCTGGCGTTCGTGGTGTCCGCGCTGGTGCGCTGGCCGCTGGTGGGCGTCGTGGTCGGGCTGTTCCGGTCCGACGGCCCGATGTCGTCGCAGGGGTCGTGGGCCGGTGCCGTCGCGTGGCGCGCCGACCCCGAGCTGCGCCGCCGGTACGCGCTGGCGACCTGGCTGTGGGCCGGGATGTTCGCGCTGCGCCTGGTGGTGCAGGTCCCGCTCTACCTGGCCGGCGAGGTCGCCTGGCTCGGCACCGCGAAGCTCGTCATGGGCGTGCCGCTGACGGCCCTCGTGCTCTGGCTCAGCTGGATCCTGGTGCGCGGCTCGACAGCAGCTCGGCCAGCGCCACCTCCGAGCCGTCCCGCCCCGTGA
- a CDS encoding OB-fold nucleic acid binding domain-containing protein, whose protein sequence is MPTSLREHLRRAVASQEEIEAVEEREDAVRATGCTPVSLASDRHRAKVSGVLRSVVLRPREGVPALEAELYDGSGSVVLVWLGRREIAGIEPGRRLKVEGLVCSREGRRSMFNPRYELRPRPGE, encoded by the coding sequence ATGCCCACGTCGCTGCGCGAGCACCTGCGCCGGGCCGTCGCCTCGCAGGAGGAGATCGAGGCCGTCGAGGAGCGGGAGGACGCCGTGCGCGCCACCGGCTGCACGCCGGTGAGCCTGGCGTCCGACCGGCACCGCGCCAAGGTGTCCGGCGTGCTGCGCTCGGTGGTCCTGCGCCCCCGCGAGGGCGTGCCCGCCCTGGAGGCCGAGCTGTACGACGGCTCCGGCTCGGTCGTGCTGGTCTGGCTGGGACGCCGGGAGATCGCCGGCATCGAGCCCGGCCGCCGGCTGAAGGTCGAGGGCCTGGTGTGCTCCCGCGAGGGCCGGCGCTCCATGTTCAACCCCCGCTACGAGCTGCGGCCCCGACCCGGTGAGTGA